The Daucus carota subsp. sativus chromosome 2, DH1 v3.0, whole genome shotgun sequence genome includes a window with the following:
- the LOC108210241 gene encoding stress-related protein: protein MADTQPSPPAQSVVVDEKKLKYLDFVQVAAIYVVVSFTTLYEYAKGNSGPLKPGVQTVEGTVKTVIGPVYDKFHNVPLELLTFVDRKVGEVLSELDRHVPSLIKQASSQARSVASEIKRAGLVETATNAAKSAYVKYEPVAEEYYYKYEPVAEKYVVVAWTSLNRLPLFPQLAHILVPTASYWAERYNQSVGYFVSKGYAVSFYLPLVPIDRIAKVFKTSENGHSLRNGDADVVMSQ, encoded by the exons ATGGCTGATACTCAACCATCGCCCCCTGCACAATCG GTGGTTGTTGATGAGAAGAAGCTCAAGTATTTGGATTTCGTGCAAGTGGCGGCTATCTACGTCGTCGTTTCGTTTACGACGCTCTATGAATATGCTAAAGGGAACTCCGGTCCGTTGAAGCCTGGCGTTCAAACCGTTGAAGGCACTGTCAAAACTGTCATCGGACCGGTTTACGATAAGTTCCACAACGTTCCGTTGGAGCTTCTCACTTTCGTTGATCGCAAG GTAGGTGAGGTTTTGAGTGAGTTGGATCGGCACGTGCCGTCGCTGATCAAGCAGGCATCGAGCCAGGCTCGATCCGTGGCTTCAGAGATCAAGCGAGCCGGCCTGGTGGAGACGGCTACAAACGCGGCTAAATCAGCTTACGTCAAGTACGAGCCGGTCGCCGAGGAGTATTACTACAAGTACGAGCCGGTGGCTGAGAAGTATGTTGTGGTGGCTTGGACTTCGCTGAACAGGCTTCCTCTGTTTCCTCAATTGGCTCACATTTTGGTCCCAACGGCGTCGTACTGGGCTGAGCGGTACAACCAGAGCGTCGGTTATTTTGTGTCGAAAGGCTATGCGGTGTCGTTTTACTTGCCGTTGGTTCCGATTGACAGGATTGCTAAGGTGTTCAAGACGAGTGAGAATGGGCATAGTTTGAGGAATGGAGATGCTGATGTGGTGATGAGCCAGTGA